The following coding sequences lie in one Frigoribacterium sp. SL97 genomic window:
- a CDS encoding PHP domain-containing protein, with product MSLDPRPEQSAPTGSGLSRRTFLGASVAATVAVGTTAQGLRGADPAQAAPLPSAPAVVDPVALSWLVFDHHVHSVYSHDAKYPMTTILDQAQRFGVDAIAFTEHSNKGHANVGGVFNAAREIETARAARPDLLVLQGLEWYIPGAEHATVLVAPGPATTRVLRRFELDHDGKLNGWEKPRPGTDDAAEWLVHATDAIAWLGAQKSAGVVDDVIVLANHPSRLGIDSPGELRAWQDADPEVFVGMEGAPGAQAGAVAANASARSRRGEYENAPSEFSFAGYPAEAYLTHGGFDWTTAVVGGVWDSLLSEGRRWWITSNSDLHLKESDATRVGDFPTGPGWESGATLGNFDRAGRRPDPVATATPQNGADFWPGEFSRNHVGAVDRSSAALLDAIRAGRLWVDHGHLVAGLSVVLRATGGQEAQATLGGTLTVPRGTALELVVDVVPTTTPTSRGTIPRLAHLDVIRGRVTGPAADRDEQRAPATRVVELLDVADRSAAPFRVVVPLEPATEDGYVRLRGSDGRVHGVGPLGADVDPRAPQPFPMSPADPWADTWLYANPIFVSVR from the coding sequence ATGTCCCTCGACCCCCGCCCCGAGCAGTCCGCGCCGACCGGATCGGGCCTCTCGCGCCGGACCTTCCTCGGGGCCTCCGTCGCCGCGACGGTCGCCGTGGGGACGACGGCCCAGGGGCTGCGGGGAGCGGACCCCGCGCAGGCGGCGCCGCTGCCGTCGGCGCCCGCCGTCGTCGATCCGGTCGCCCTCTCGTGGCTGGTCTTCGACCACCACGTGCACTCGGTCTACTCGCACGACGCGAAGTACCCCATGACGACGATCCTCGACCAGGCGCAGAGGTTCGGGGTCGACGCCATCGCCTTCACCGAGCACAGCAACAAGGGCCACGCCAACGTCGGCGGGGTGTTCAACGCCGCCCGCGAGATCGAGACCGCGCGGGCTGCCCGGCCCGACCTGCTCGTGCTGCAGGGGCTCGAGTGGTACATCCCCGGCGCCGAGCACGCCACCGTGCTCGTCGCACCCGGTCCCGCCACGACCCGTGTGCTGCGCCGCTTCGAGCTCGACCACGACGGCAAGCTGAACGGCTGGGAGAAGCCGCGCCCCGGCACCGACGACGCCGCCGAGTGGCTCGTGCACGCCACCGACGCGATCGCCTGGCTCGGCGCCCAGAAGAGCGCTGGCGTCGTCGACGACGTGATCGTCCTGGCGAACCACCCGAGCCGCCTCGGCATCGACTCGCCCGGCGAGCTGCGGGCCTGGCAGGACGCCGACCCCGAGGTGTTCGTCGGCATGGAGGGCGCCCCCGGTGCCCAGGCGGGTGCCGTCGCCGCGAACGCGTCGGCGCGCTCGCGGCGGGGCGAGTACGAGAACGCCCCCAGCGAGTTCTCGTTCGCCGGCTACCCCGCCGAGGCCTACCTGACCCACGGCGGCTTCGACTGGACGACGGCCGTCGTCGGCGGCGTGTGGGACTCGCTGCTCAGCGAGGGCCGGCGCTGGTGGATCACCTCGAACAGCGACCTCCACCTCAAGGAGTCCGACGCCACGCGCGTCGGCGACTTCCCGACCGGGCCCGGCTGGGAGTCCGGCGCGACGCTCGGCAACTTCGACCGTGCCGGCCGCCGCCCCGACCCGGTCGCGACGGCCACGCCCCAGAACGGCGCCGACTTCTGGCCGGGCGAGTTCAGCCGGAACCACGTCGGCGCCGTCGACCGGTCGTCCGCCGCGCTGCTCGACGCTATCCGCGCCGGTCGGCTCTGGGTCGACCACGGGCACCTGGTCGCCGGGCTGTCCGTCGTGCTCCGGGCCACCGGCGGGCAGGAGGCGCAGGCCACCCTGGGCGGGACCCTCACCGTCCCGCGCGGCACCGCCCTCGAGCTCGTGGTCGACGTCGTGCCCACGACGACGCCCACCTCACGGGGCACGATCCCGCGGCTCGCCCACCTGGACGTGATCCGTGGCCGCGTCACCGGACCCGCGGCCGACCGCGACGAGCAGCGCGCGCCCGCCACCCGGGTCGTCGAGCTGCTCGACGTCGCCGACCGGTCCGCCGCTCCGTTCCGCGTCGTCGTGCCGCTCGAGCCCGCCACCGAGGACGGCTACGTGCGCCTGCGCGGCAGCGACGGCCGGGTGCACGGCGTCGGCCCGCTCGGAGCCGACGTCGACCCGCGGGCACCCCAGCCGTTCCCGATGAGCCCGGCCGACCCGTGGGCCGACACCTGGCTGTACGCGAACCCGATCTTCGTCAGCGTGCGCTGA